One window of Diabrotica undecimpunctata isolate CICGRU chromosome 8, icDiaUnde3, whole genome shotgun sequence genomic DNA carries:
- the LOC140448896 gene encoding uncharacterized protein: protein MISTVPSHICDLQATGKQNRRGEDILKPPAVIAYNKAKRGVDISDQMSAYYTCLRKSLKWYKKVFVEVVLGTAMVNAWIIFNDSNPNKKLHMLEFRELVVRELLSDISETMEAVEPTRTKSRSSMTIHKLAKYEGKVRDNRKRCVSCYDKLQEAAGSAHARKKN from the coding sequence ATGATAAGCACTGTTCCAAGCCACATCTGTGATCTACAGGCTACTGGAAAGCAAAATCGAAGAGGAGAGGACATTCTCAAACCTCCTGCTGTGATTGCTTACAACAAAGCTAAAAGGGGGGTAGATATATCAGATCAAATGTCTGCGTATTATACCTGTTTGAGAAAAAGCCTAAAATggtataaaaaagtatttgtggAAGTTGTTTTGGGCACAGCTATGGTGAACGCATGGATCATTTTCAATGACTCAAACCCAAACAAAAAACTTCACATGTTGGAATTTAGAGAACTAGTTGTACGAGAGTTATTGTCGGACATTTCTGAAACTATGGAAGCAGTAGAACCCACACGAACAAAGTCTCGTAGCAGTATGACTATTCATAAGCTGGCAAAATACGAAGGAAAAGTGCGTGACAACCGCAAAAGATGTGTCTCTTGTTACGACAAATTGCAGGAAGCTGCTGGTAGTGCTCATgccagaaaaaaaaactaa